From a region of the Corallococcus coralloides DSM 2259 genome:
- a CDS encoding glycosyltransferase family 4 protein: MSDLPRLLLCSFDVIPGPSGSSRRLTEYLKALPDRFSVVVLSAKTPDHSHIEKYQGARLLRVPVGSGDLASRIQSFERAVRRQLESEDYALAHFTDPFGGYALCELKADYGYRLIYEAQTFPSQELRYTHPQTDGDRRFLSKIRRQELFCLMNADLVVTGSQTTRAFIQGLGAAEDQLRTIRAPVDLKPYDPEVLGAPDGSPLRMMYLGSHVGWQGLPTLLRATALAAQQVDVRLTLVGAHHPDWKPHLEDLVNDLGIKEKVDFQPPVAHDDLVKVLALADVGVLPLDDSERNRLQGGPLAKVSEYLAAGRPVIAADLPVTRELIPKDAAIFFPPGDSRALSERILDLARDVPRRVALGKAGRAFAEKVLDAGLIRGQLLDLYDSLLEKRGHGPVEAASEPPDVTMTGTPTNRLASLGMPEASQPAPAPKPPAKPAVQAASDEADPPPTKEGPEDAPVVMGMALDDGMDTRLVKTEPDMRPDEVPMVMGLPLRESATAAPAPAGREATPPPEPEAAPQTTDDTAKTTLPSSPAKDGEPEPLGGRGSEPAPPTEMVTSPLVKALGLKELSRDDAGDSDAEARASEDGSSGATAVVRRPVEVEEDDSSTPAPTPVVRRPASEDEAPAPTPVVRRPLPEDEPPAATPIVRRPTSLSEDEERAPTPVVRRTGVMREEEEAPAPTPIVPMRSLLTGARSTSASRAQRPQDSTPSEPPRLFPTPSPMADAEKPPIRGGLAADPGRPASRPPVLAESDKPPIRGGSVSDADRPPQLPPRAAAPPPVPRQGPPRLSPTPPVLKPSVSSDDEPEEIAADEAQSLDDDAGNTPSNASAALDEAEEIAADEVHDADALEVEAADAEEAVDEGPPPAPPDSTLNPWFAQLAHGYCPPEGARFARHTPPTNFPGRDPEEGVPPGSVPPVGQGAVRGKNS; the protein is encoded by the coding sequence TTGAGTGACCTGCCCAGACTTCTCCTGTGCAGCTTCGACGTCATCCCCGGCCCGTCTGGCTCCTCACGCCGACTGACCGAGTATCTGAAGGCGTTGCCTGATCGCTTCTCAGTGGTGGTGCTGTCGGCGAAGACGCCCGACCACTCCCATATCGAGAAGTACCAGGGCGCCCGGCTACTCCGCGTCCCGGTAGGCTCCGGGGACCTGGCGTCGCGCATCCAGTCCTTTGAACGGGCCGTTCGCCGCCAGCTCGAAAGCGAGGACTACGCCCTCGCCCACTTCACGGACCCCTTCGGGGGGTACGCGCTGTGCGAGCTGAAGGCGGACTACGGCTACCGCCTCATCTATGAGGCGCAGACGTTCCCGTCCCAGGAGCTGCGCTACACCCATCCCCAGACGGACGGCGACCGCCGCTTCCTGTCGAAGATCCGCCGCCAGGAGCTGTTCTGCCTGATGAACGCGGACCTCGTCGTCACCGGCTCGCAGACGACGCGCGCGTTCATCCAGGGGCTGGGCGCGGCGGAGGACCAGCTGCGGACGATTCGCGCCCCCGTGGACCTGAAGCCGTACGACCCGGAGGTGCTCGGCGCCCCGGACGGCTCTCCGCTCCGGATGATGTACCTGGGCAGCCACGTGGGCTGGCAGGGCCTGCCCACCCTCCTGCGCGCCACCGCGCTCGCGGCCCAGCAGGTGGACGTGCGCCTGACGCTGGTCGGCGCCCACCATCCGGACTGGAAGCCGCACCTGGAGGACCTGGTCAACGACCTGGGCATCAAGGAGAAGGTCGACTTCCAGCCGCCCGTCGCGCACGACGACCTGGTCAAGGTGCTGGCGCTGGCGGACGTGGGCGTGCTGCCGCTGGACGACTCGGAGCGCAACCGGCTCCAGGGCGGACCGCTGGCCAAGGTCTCCGAGTACCTGGCCGCCGGCCGGCCGGTCATCGCCGCGGACCTGCCCGTCACCCGCGAGCTGATTCCGAAGGACGCGGCCATCTTCTTCCCCCCGGGCGACAGTCGCGCCCTCTCCGAGCGCATCCTGGACCTGGCGCGCGACGTGCCCCGCCGCGTGGCGCTGGGCAAGGCCGGGCGCGCGTTCGCGGAGAAGGTGCTGGACGCGGGCCTCATCCGGGGCCAGCTGCTGGACCTCTACGACTCGCTGCTGGAGAAGCGCGGCCACGGCCCGGTCGAAGCCGCCAGCGAGCCGCCCGACGTCACGATGACGGGCACGCCCACGAACCGGCTCGCGAGCCTGGGCATGCCGGAGGCGTCCCAGCCCGCTCCGGCGCCCAAGCCGCCCGCGAAGCCCGCCGTCCAGGCCGCGTCCGACGAAGCCGACCCGCCCCCTACGAAGGAAGGCCCGGAGGACGCGCCCGTGGTGATGGGCATGGCCCTGGACGACGGGATGGACACCCGGCTCGTCAAGACCGAGCCGGACATGCGGCCGGACGAAGTGCCCATGGTCATGGGCCTGCCGCTGCGCGAGTCCGCCACGGCCGCTCCGGCCCCCGCAGGCAGGGAAGCCACGCCGCCTCCGGAGCCCGAGGCCGCGCCCCAGACGACCGACGACACCGCGAAGACGACGCTCCCCTCCTCCCCCGCGAAGGACGGCGAGCCGGAACCGCTGGGGGGCCGTGGCTCGGAGCCGGCTCCGCCCACGGAGATGGTGACGAGTCCCCTGGTGAAGGCCCTCGGCTTGAAGGAGCTCAGCCGGGACGACGCCGGGGATTCGGATGCGGAAGCCCGCGCCTCCGAGGATGGCTCCTCTGGAGCGACGGCGGTCGTGCGCCGGCCGGTGGAGGTGGAAGAAGACGACTCGAGCACGCCGGCCCCCACGCCCGTCGTGCGCCGGCCCGCCTCCGAGGATGAGGCCCCCGCCCCCACGCCCGTCGTGCGCCGGCCCCTGCCCGAAGACGAACCTCCCGCGGCCACGCCCATCGTGCGCCGTCCCACCTCCCTCTCGGAGGACGAGGAGCGCGCGCCCACGCCCGTCGTTCGCCGGACCGGGGTCATGCGTGAGGAGGAAGAGGCCCCCGCGCCTACGCCCATCGTGCCCATGCGCTCGTTGCTCACCGGGGCGCGAAGCACGAGCGCCAGCCGCGCGCAGCGGCCGCAGGACTCCACTCCCTCTGAACCCCCGCGTCTCTTCCCCACTCCCTCTCCCATGGCCGACGCGGAAAAACCGCCCATCCGTGGCGGCCTCGCCGCGGATCCAGGCCGGCCCGCCTCTCGCCCCCCGGTGCTCGCGGAGTCCGACAAGCCGCCCATCCGAGGAGGCTCCGTCTCCGACGCGGACCGCCCTCCGCAGCTGCCGCCCCGCGCCGCCGCGCCGCCGCCCGTTCCTCGCCAGGGACCGCCCCGGCTGAGCCCCACGCCGCCGGTGCTGAAGCCCTCCGTGTCATCCGACGACGAGCCGGAGGAGATCGCCGCCGACGAGGCCCAGTCCCTGGACGACGACGCCGGCAACACGCCCTCCAACGCCAGCGCGGCGCTGGACGAGGCGGAGGAGATCGCCGCCGACGAGGTCCACGACGCGGACGCGCTCGAAGTGGAGGCCGCGGATGCCGAGGAGGCCGTGGATGAAGGCCCTCCGCCCGCGCCCCCCGACTCCACCCTCAACCCGTGGTTCGCCCAGCTGGCGCACGGGTACTGTCCCCCCGAGGGCGCCCGCTTCGCCCGGCACACCCCGCCCACCAACTTCCCCGGGCGGGATCCGGAAGAAGGCGTGCCCCCCGGGTCGGTCCCGCCTGTCGGGCAGGGAGCGGTTCGCGGCAAGAACTCGTGA
- a CDS encoding response regulator, giving the protein MERRVLIVESQNDFALSMASVLKSAGYNTAMATTASDAQRELEKRRPDLVVVRAELPDQSGFALCGQIKKGKWGQNLKVLLLSSDSGVEGLNKHRETPAAADGYLVIPFEMGELASMSAGIVPPGSDESDADLDAALSGAPREAPPPMPGVRTGAPPKLPKRERRSAMTDEDKAFMDRAFSSIADRKAELLAESRQLKRPPPRRELMGTPEGKIQILRDELKTREAQLARLSEIWSVRERELLSVEDRLHEKDVELQGLKMQVDDLLRRFNDAQQSIVQKEREHGATVDDLLLQKFSSEKDLIEVVASKEKDINVLRKEVNLRDEELSRRGADLESWRNEFDKLEKHLGVVTLEFEVKEQKLQDTVRANEADILQLRERGDQFESELSRTVSERDQRYAELDGELQALQERLTQTEQERDATVRGLEARATTAEEHASRSDAEIERLNAERAALEQRLNQQVADLESDIARVTGERDQLRLDKDALEADLTQRVEEREAKISALDRELQETIARNENSEAELNATIQQHRERIGELEGEVEAVKTHLEDRENELNAEIQALQQAKDALEQDLTSQLEDLRAAKDALEADLNGQIQALTEQLDAAQRQGEQLSARVASLEDTVAQRDGTIEGLQTDVSDRDSRIAELTGNLEATSQQLSETQNTLSSTEATLAETRGELEATSQQLSETQGTLSNTEATLSETRGELEATSQQLSETQTRLAQTEETLSTTRGELEATSQTLATTEATLADTQGTLARTEATLSDTQAPSPSTEGTLAETRGELEATSQTLSDTQARLAQTEETLSTTRGELEATSQTLSDTQATLSSTEGTLSETRGELEATSQTLTETQARLAQTEGTLASTQGELEATSQTLATTESTLAQTQDTLARTEATLADTQATLSSTEGTLAETRGELEATSQTLTQTQETLESTRADLAKVTQHRDELDAELHETRDLLQETNGLLARTTEERDARIADLQALNAAKDALEQDLTGQIGQLRADLSETQGLYDAERTAHAALAEETTARINALTGERDNLTAELNATSQQLADTQGQLASTQDALAREEQAHAQSRQAAASMQAELTRQLTEAQANGEDLAEQLIVTKHELGTRVSEVTQLSSTLAQTEDARHHLEDRLQTLTHESQRREELLQNEVDTKGKELSDTLRKLTHVTQEKMRQAEVLNREVTTRTEQVKQLEGQLEHQASEAKKQADALNQQLANVSGELDGARKAIADRDGQLQQAANQQKKLTSERDGLAGQLQQAQAQAQQQAQQAQAAAAEAKKQSDDLAAKLAKADQRIAQLSQEAQKFAADTEAKLKDAQAQLQARTKKAQDLELALENAQSTRARAEKDLNARVAAAETKANEAAARLATAQKERKDLEARQAKELEDLNAKQKAELERREAIKAQEVARLQTSVQEKSKALKVAELELARYKTKAPAAAAPAAKAGAKASEEEHLAATVQANPVIPAAAKPPAKAAGKPAAKKAAAAPTPVPVDEEAPERTMVMQLPTAPEAGEDDWTALVDELDK; this is encoded by the coding sequence ATGGAGCGTCGCGTCCTCATCGTCGAAAGCCAGAACGACTTCGCACTCAGCATGGCCTCCGTGCTCAAGAGCGCGGGCTACAACACGGCCATGGCCACCACTGCGTCAGACGCGCAGCGGGAATTGGAGAAGCGCCGACCGGACCTCGTGGTCGTGCGCGCGGAGCTGCCGGACCAGTCCGGCTTCGCCCTCTGTGGGCAGATCAAGAAGGGCAAGTGGGGCCAGAACCTGAAGGTCCTCCTGCTCTCCTCCGACTCCGGTGTGGAGGGTCTGAACAAACACCGTGAGACGCCGGCCGCCGCGGACGGCTACCTCGTCATCCCGTTCGAGATGGGCGAGCTGGCCTCCATGAGCGCTGGCATCGTGCCGCCCGGCTCCGACGAGTCCGACGCGGACCTGGACGCCGCGCTCTCCGGTGCGCCGCGCGAAGCCCCGCCGCCCATGCCCGGCGTGCGCACGGGTGCTCCGCCCAAGCTGCCCAAGCGCGAGCGCCGCAGCGCGATGACGGACGAGGACAAGGCCTTCATGGACCGGGCCTTCTCGTCCATCGCGGACCGCAAGGCGGAGCTGCTGGCGGAGTCGCGTCAGCTGAAGCGCCCGCCCCCGCGCCGCGAGCTGATGGGCACGCCCGAGGGCAAGATCCAAATCCTCCGGGACGAGCTGAAGACGCGCGAAGCCCAGCTGGCGCGCCTGTCGGAGATCTGGAGCGTCCGCGAGCGCGAGCTGCTCTCCGTCGAGGACCGCCTCCACGAGAAGGACGTGGAGCTGCAGGGCCTGAAGATGCAGGTCGACGACCTGCTCCGGCGCTTCAACGACGCGCAGCAGTCCATCGTCCAGAAGGAGCGCGAGCACGGCGCCACTGTCGACGACCTGCTCCTCCAGAAGTTCTCCTCGGAGAAGGACCTCATCGAGGTCGTCGCCTCCAAGGAGAAGGACATCAACGTCCTGCGCAAGGAGGTCAACCTCCGCGACGAGGAGCTGTCCCGGCGCGGCGCCGACCTGGAGTCCTGGCGCAACGAGTTCGACAAGCTGGAGAAGCACCTCGGCGTCGTCACGCTGGAGTTCGAGGTCAAGGAGCAGAAGCTCCAGGACACCGTCCGCGCCAACGAGGCGGACATCCTCCAGCTGCGCGAGCGCGGCGACCAGTTCGAGTCCGAGCTGTCCCGCACCGTCAGCGAGCGCGACCAGCGCTATGCCGAGCTGGACGGCGAGCTTCAGGCCCTCCAGGAGCGCCTGACGCAGACGGAGCAGGAGCGCGACGCCACCGTGCGCGGCCTGGAGGCCCGGGCCACGACGGCGGAGGAGCACGCCAGCCGTTCGGACGCGGAGATTGAACGCCTCAACGCCGAGCGCGCCGCGCTGGAGCAGCGCCTCAACCAGCAGGTCGCGGACCTGGAGTCCGACATCGCGCGCGTCACCGGCGAGCGCGACCAGCTCCGGCTGGACAAGGACGCCCTGGAGGCGGACCTCACGCAGCGCGTGGAGGAGCGGGAGGCGAAGATCTCCGCGCTCGACCGCGAGCTGCAGGAGACCATCGCCCGCAACGAGAACAGCGAGGCGGAGCTCAACGCCACCATCCAGCAGCACCGTGAGCGCATCGGTGAGCTGGAAGGCGAAGTCGAGGCCGTCAAGACGCACCTGGAGGACCGCGAGAACGAGCTGAACGCGGAGATCCAGGCGCTGCAGCAGGCCAAGGACGCGCTGGAGCAGGACCTCACCAGCCAGCTGGAGGACCTGCGGGCGGCGAAGGATGCCCTGGAGGCGGACCTCAACGGCCAGATCCAGGCGCTCACCGAGCAGCTGGACGCGGCCCAGCGCCAGGGCGAACAGCTCTCCGCGCGCGTGGCCTCGCTCGAGGACACCGTCGCCCAGCGCGACGGCACCATCGAGGGCCTGCAGACCGACGTCTCCGACCGCGACTCCCGCATCGCCGAGCTGACCGGCAACCTGGAGGCCACGAGCCAGCAGCTCTCCGAGACGCAGAACACGCTCTCCAGCACGGAAGCCACCCTCGCGGAGACGCGCGGCGAGCTGGAGGCCACCAGCCAGCAGCTCTCCGAGACGCAGGGCACGCTCTCCAACACGGAGGCCACCCTCTCCGAGACGCGCGGCGAGCTGGAGGCCACCAGCCAGCAGCTCTCCGAGACGCAGACGCGCCTGGCGCAGACGGAGGAGACGCTCTCCACCACGCGCGGCGAGCTGGAGGCCACCAGCCAGACGCTGGCCACCACCGAGGCGACCCTCGCGGACACGCAGGGCACGCTGGCGCGCACGGAGGCCACGCTCTCCGACACGCAGGCACCCTCTCCAAGCACCGAAGGCACGCTGGCCGAGACGCGCGGTGAGCTGGAGGCCACCAGCCAGACCCTCTCCGACACGCAGGCCAGGCTCGCGCAGACGGAGGAGACGCTCTCCACCACGCGCGGTGAGCTGGAAGCCACCAGCCAGACCCTCTCCGACACGCAGGCCACGCTCTCCAGCACGGAGGGCACGCTCTCGGAGACCCGCGGCGAGCTGGAGGCCACCAGCCAGACGCTGACGGAGACGCAGGCCAGGCTCGCGCAGACGGAAGGGACGCTCGCGTCCACCCAGGGCGAGCTGGAGGCCACCAGCCAGACGCTGGCCACCACCGAGTCCACGCTCGCGCAGACGCAGGACACGCTGGCGCGCACGGAGGCCACGCTCGCCGACACGCAGGCGACCCTCTCCAGCACGGAAGGCACGCTCGCGGAGACGCGCGGTGAGCTGGAGGCCACCAGCCAGACGCTGACGCAGACCCAGGAGACCCTGGAGTCGACGCGCGCCGACCTGGCGAAGGTCACCCAGCACCGTGACGAGCTGGACGCGGAGCTCCACGAGACGCGCGACCTCCTCCAGGAGACCAACGGCCTCCTCGCCCGCACCACCGAGGAGCGCGACGCGCGCATCGCGGACCTGCAGGCGCTCAACGCGGCGAAGGACGCGCTGGAGCAGGACCTCACCGGCCAGATTGGCCAGCTGCGCGCGGACCTGTCGGAGACGCAGGGACTCTACGACGCGGAGCGAACCGCCCACGCGGCGCTCGCGGAGGAGACCACCGCGCGCATCAACGCCCTCACCGGCGAGCGCGACAACCTGACCGCGGAGCTGAACGCCACCTCGCAGCAGCTGGCCGACACGCAGGGCCAGCTCGCCAGCACCCAGGACGCGCTGGCCCGCGAGGAGCAGGCCCACGCGCAGTCCCGCCAGGCCGCCGCCAGCATGCAGGCGGAGCTCACGCGCCAGCTCACCGAGGCCCAGGCCAACGGCGAGGACCTGGCCGAACAGCTCATCGTCACCAAGCACGAGCTGGGCACGCGCGTGTCGGAAGTCACGCAGCTGTCCTCCACGCTCGCGCAGACGGAGGACGCGCGGCACCACCTGGAGGACCGCCTCCAGACGCTCACCCACGAGTCGCAGCGCCGTGAGGAGCTCCTCCAGAACGAGGTCGACACCAAGGGCAAGGAGCTGTCGGACACGCTCCGCAAGCTCACGCACGTGACGCAGGAGAAGATGCGTCAGGCGGAGGTGCTCAACCGCGAGGTCACCACCCGCACGGAGCAGGTGAAGCAGCTGGAAGGCCAGCTGGAGCACCAGGCCTCCGAGGCGAAGAAGCAGGCGGACGCGCTCAACCAGCAGCTCGCCAACGTCTCCGGCGAGCTGGACGGGGCGCGCAAGGCCATCGCGGACCGCGACGGGCAGCTGCAGCAGGCCGCGAACCAGCAGAAGAAGCTCACCAGCGAGCGCGACGGACTGGCCGGTCAGCTCCAGCAGGCCCAGGCCCAGGCGCAACAGCAGGCCCAGCAGGCGCAGGCCGCCGCCGCCGAGGCGAAGAAGCAGTCGGACGACCTGGCCGCGAAGCTCGCCAAGGCGGACCAGCGCATCGCCCAGCTCTCCCAGGAGGCCCAGAAGTTCGCCGCCGACACGGAGGCGAAGCTCAAGGACGCCCAGGCCCAGCTGCAGGCCCGCACCAAGAAGGCCCAGGACCTGGAGCTGGCGCTGGAGAACGCCCAGAGCACCCGCGCCCGCGCGGAGAAGGACCTCAACGCCCGCGTCGCCGCGGCGGAGACCAAGGCCAACGAGGCGGCCGCCAGGCTCGCCACGGCGCAGAAGGAGCGCAAGGACCTGGAGGCCCGTCAGGCCAAGGAGCTGGAGGACCTCAACGCCAAGCAGAAGGCGGAGCTCGAGCGCCGCGAGGCCATCAAGGCGCAGGAAGTCGCCCGCCTCCAGACGTCCGTCCAGGAGAAGAGCAAGGCGCTCAAGGTCGCCGAGCTGGAGCTGGCCCGCTACAAGACCAAGGCCCCGGCTGCCGCCGCCCCCGCCGCGAAGGCCGGCGCCAAGGCCTCCGAGGAAGAGCACCTGGCCGCTACCGTCCAGGCGAACCCGGTCATCCCGGCCGCCGCCAAGCCCCCGGCCAAGGCCGCCGGCAAGCCGGCCGCGAAGAAGGCCGCCGCCGCGCCCACCCCCGTCCCCGTGGACGAGGAGGCCCCGGAGCGCACCATGGTGATGCAGCTGCCCACCGCCCCCGAAGCCGGTGAGGACGACTGGACGGCGCTCGTCGACGAGCTCGACAAGTAG
- a CDS encoding AAA family ATPase gives MSPPQLTSEIRSFTSVEDAARRLEAVGYLSSPEIATAVFLADRMGKPILVEGPAGVGKTELAKALAQALDRTFLRLQCYEGLDEAKALYEWEYAKQLLYTQLLKDKIGELTQGTSTLAEAADRLASGDAVFFSERFLLPRPILQAQLSDTPALLLVDEIDKADPEFEAFLLEVLSDNAVTVPELGTIRAKHVPRVILTSNNARELSDALKRRCLHLHIDFPDRERELRIVRSRLPEVPQVLAEQVVEAVAAIRALDLKKAPSISETLDWAQSLALLNAEALSADIVAATLNLVLKYEGDIEKARANLPTIAQA, from the coding sequence GTGAGCCCCCCTCAACTGACTTCGGAGATCCGCTCGTTCACCAGCGTGGAGGACGCGGCGCGTCGCCTGGAGGCGGTGGGCTACCTGTCGTCCCCTGAAATCGCCACGGCGGTGTTCCTCGCGGACCGGATGGGCAAGCCCATCCTGGTGGAGGGCCCGGCCGGCGTGGGCAAGACGGAGCTGGCCAAGGCCCTGGCACAGGCGTTGGATCGGACCTTCCTCCGCCTCCAGTGCTACGAGGGCCTGGACGAGGCCAAGGCCCTCTACGAGTGGGAGTACGCCAAGCAGCTGCTCTACACCCAGCTGCTCAAGGACAAGATTGGCGAGCTGACCCAGGGCACGTCCACGCTGGCGGAGGCCGCGGACCGGCTCGCGTCCGGCGACGCGGTGTTCTTCTCCGAGCGCTTCCTCCTCCCCCGCCCCATCCTCCAGGCCCAGCTGTCGGACACGCCGGCGCTGCTGCTGGTGGACGAAATCGACAAGGCGGATCCGGAGTTCGAGGCCTTCCTCCTGGAGGTCCTCTCTGACAACGCTGTCACGGTGCCGGAGCTGGGCACCATCCGCGCGAAGCATGTCCCGCGCGTCATCCTCACCAGCAACAACGCCCGCGAGCTGTCGGACGCGCTCAAGCGCCGCTGCCTCCACCTGCACATCGACTTCCCGGACCGCGAGCGCGAGCTGAGGATCGTCCGCTCGCGCCTGCCGGAGGTCCCCCAGGTGCTGGCCGAGCAGGTGGTGGAGGCCGTCGCCGCCATCCGCGCGCTGGATTTGAAGAAGGCCCCGTCCATCAGCGAGACGCTGGACTGGGCGCAGAGCCTGGCGCTGCTCAACGCGGAAGCGCTCAGCGCGGACATCGTCGCCGCCACGCTCAACCTCGTCCTCAAATACGAAGGCGACATCGAGAAGGCCCGCGCCAACCTGCCCACCATCGCGCAGGCCTGA
- a CDS encoding branched-chain amino acid transaminase has protein sequence MSSTSSTVLRAEHIWLDGKLMKWDEGNVHVMTHALHYGLGVFEGIRAYKTHDGRLAVFRLREHIRRLLDSAHIIMLQIPYSEDELVEATVDLLRKQKQQFANGAYLRPVAFMGDGAMGLGAVNPTRVGITAWDWGAYLGDKGIKEGIRAKVSSFTRNHVNVNMVRGKITGQYVNSILAKREAVLAGYDEAILLDISGFVAEASGENIFLVNKKGVIKTPPLSSPVLDGITRDTVLKLLRDAGHTTIEEVTVTRDALYIANEVFFTGTAAEITPVREVDNRQIGDGKPGPISKYVQDTYFRVVRGQEARYADWLTYV, from the coding sequence ATGAGCTCGACCTCATCCACCGTGCTGCGCGCCGAACACATCTGGCTCGATGGGAAGCTGATGAAATGGGACGAGGGCAACGTGCACGTGATGACGCACGCCCTCCACTACGGCCTGGGCGTCTTCGAGGGCATCCGCGCCTACAAGACCCATGATGGCCGGCTCGCCGTCTTCCGGCTGCGCGAGCACATCCGCCGCCTGCTCGACTCCGCGCACATCATCATGCTGCAGATCCCCTACAGCGAGGACGAGCTGGTCGAAGCCACGGTGGACCTGCTGCGCAAGCAGAAGCAGCAGTTCGCCAACGGCGCCTACCTGCGCCCGGTGGCCTTCATGGGCGACGGCGCCATGGGCCTGGGCGCGGTGAACCCCACCCGCGTGGGCATCACCGCCTGGGACTGGGGCGCGTACCTGGGCGACAAGGGCATCAAGGAGGGCATCCGCGCCAAGGTCAGCTCGTTCACGCGCAACCACGTGAACGTGAACATGGTGCGCGGGAAGATCACCGGCCAGTACGTGAACTCCATCCTCGCCAAGCGCGAGGCGGTGCTCGCCGGCTATGACGAGGCCATCCTCCTGGACATCAGCGGCTTTGTCGCGGAGGCCTCCGGGGAGAACATCTTCCTCGTGAACAAGAAGGGCGTCATCAAGACGCCGCCCCTCTCCTCCCCCGTCCTGGACGGCATCACCCGCGACACGGTGCTGAAGCTGCTACGCGACGCCGGCCACACCACCATCGAGGAGGTCACCGTCACCCGTGACGCCCTCTACATCGCCAACGAGGTCTTCTTCACCGGCACCGCCGCGGAGATCACCCCCGTGCGCGAGGTGGACAACCGGCAGATTGGCGACGGCAAGCCCGGCCCCATCAGCAAGTACGTCCAGGACACGTACTTCCGCGTCGTGCGGGGCCAGGAAGCCCGCTATGCGGACTGGCTGACCTACGTTTGA
- a CDS encoding AAA family ATPase produces the protein MPPAGYAYEDNPFKLENPSVLDIAPGEPKSLEDTGLRMGLLADLGLKFLYYAGTGTGVAIAESMCLPWSGVVEHVVDFLAAEKLVDLRGGKGFGRASVEFALTEKGREYARDALTRSTYVGPAPVPIEQYNALISSQTEETPVVGQEDLVAALGHLTVSAELMDKLGPAVNSGRSLFLYGPPGNGKTSLAEAISHMFGGEVFVPHCLEIDNQIIKVFDRIIHTPVPLEMGRDANGRRQTFEMDKRWSLCRRPAVVVGGELTLETLDLIYSESTRFYEAPFQVKANGGMLLIDDFGRQKVHPTDLLNRWIVPLEKRVDFLTLHTGKKFEIPFDQLLVFSTNLDPKELVDEAFLRRIKYKIEVGNPDEESYREIFRRVCEAAGIPYVDQAITYLVEHYYKPRSMEMRSCHPRDLVSLIRDAARYRQIPPALSKDLLDQACEVFLVNL, from the coding sequence ATGCCTCCCGCCGGCTACGCGTACGAAGACAATCCCTTCAAGCTGGAGAACCCGTCCGTCCTCGACATCGCTCCGGGTGAGCCGAAGTCGCTGGAGGACACGGGCCTGAGGATGGGTCTGCTCGCGGACCTGGGCCTCAAGTTCCTCTACTACGCCGGCACCGGGACGGGCGTGGCCATCGCCGAAAGCATGTGCCTGCCCTGGTCCGGCGTGGTGGAGCACGTGGTGGACTTCCTCGCCGCGGAGAAGCTGGTGGACCTGCGCGGCGGCAAGGGCTTTGGCCGCGCGTCCGTGGAGTTCGCCCTCACGGAGAAGGGCCGCGAGTACGCGCGTGACGCCCTCACCCGCTCCACCTACGTGGGCCCCGCCCCCGTCCCCATCGAGCAGTACAACGCCCTCATCAGCAGCCAGACGGAGGAGACGCCCGTCGTGGGCCAGGAGGACCTGGTCGCCGCCCTGGGCCACCTCACCGTCTCCGCGGAGCTGATGGACAAGCTGGGCCCGGCCGTGAACTCCGGCCGCTCGCTCTTCCTCTACGGCCCGCCCGGCAACGGCAAGACGAGCCTGGCGGAGGCGATTTCCCACATGTTCGGCGGCGAGGTCTTCGTCCCGCACTGCCTCGAAATCGACAACCAGATCATCAAGGTCTTCGACCGCATCATCCACACGCCCGTGCCGCTGGAGATGGGCCGCGACGCCAACGGCCGCCGGCAGACGTTCGAAATGGACAAGCGCTGGTCGCTCTGCCGGCGCCCCGCCGTGGTGGTGGGCGGCGAGCTGACGCTGGAGACGTTGGACCTCATCTACTCGGAGAGCACCCGCTTCTACGAGGCGCCGTTCCAGGTGAAGGCCAACGGGGGCATGCTCCTCATCGACGACTTCGGCCGTCAGAAGGTCCACCCCACGGACCTGCTCAACCGCTGGATCGTCCCCCTGGAGAAGCGGGTGGACTTCCTCACCCTGCACACCGGCAAGAAGTTCGAGATTCCCTTCGATCAGCTGCTCGTCTTCTCCACCAACCTGGACCCCAAGGAGCTGGTGGACGAGGCCTTCCTGCGGCGCATCAAGTACAAGATTGAGGTGGGCAACCCGGACGAGGAGTCCTACCGGGAGATCTTCCGCCGGGTGTGCGAGGCGGCGGGCATCCCCTACGTGGACCAGGCCATCACCTACCTGGTGGAGCACTACTACAAGCCGCGCAGCATGGAGATGCGCTCCTGCCACCCCCGGGACCTCGTGTCGCTCATCCGGGACGCCGCCCGATACCGGCAAATCCCGCCAGCCCTTTCAAAAGACCTGCTGGACCAGGCGTGCGAGGTGTTCCTGGTGAATCTCTAG